In one window of Haloimpatiens sp. FM7315 DNA:
- a CDS encoding stage V sporulation protein S: MEVLKVSAQSSPKSVAGALAAIVRDNKVAEIQAIGAGSVNQAVKAIAIARGFVAPNGIDLVTIPAFSQIDIDGEERTAIKLIVESR, from the coding sequence ATGGAAGTATTAAAAGTATCAGCGCAATCTTCTCCAAAATCAGTGGCAGGGGCTTTAGCAGCTATTGTAAGGGATAACAAAGTTGCAGAGATTCAGGCAATAGGTGCAGGATCAGTAAATCAAGCTGTAAAAGCGATTGCTATAGCAAGAGGATTTGTAGCTCCAAATGGAATAGATCTTGTAACTATACCTGCATTTTCGCAAATTGATATTGACGGTGAAGAAAGAACTGCAATAAAGTTGATAGTTGAATCTAGATAA
- a CDS encoding DUF4044 domain-containing protein → MKKEKREKMTKIMVYVIIVIFIFTLIPAIFS, encoded by the coding sequence ATGAAGAAAGAGAAAAGAGAGAAAATGACCAAGATAATGGTTTATGTTATAATCGTAATATTTATTTTTACATTGATACCAGCTATTTTTAGTTAG